The proteins below are encoded in one region of Spirochaetota bacterium:
- the nfi gene encoding deoxyribonuclease V (cleaves DNA at apurinic or apyrimidinic sites): MSIQWDYSVQEAIIIQKNLAGNVIITGKPEKIEYIAGIDVALTPDDRGYCIIAVFSFPTMELCEEVFCSDPITFPYVPGLLSFREGPLVLKAYEKLSIKPDVLVFDGQGIAHPRRFGIASHIGVILDVPTIGCAKSRLCGTYSEPGPNKGDRAYLYDKDEIIGVVLRTRAQVKPVFVSPGHKIGIDEATDIMMQCTGNYRIPVPTRYAHCRVTMYKRSEVDTGLK, translated from the coding sequence ATGAGTATACAGTGGGATTACAGTGTTCAGGAAGCTATTATTATACAAAAAAATCTTGCTGGCAACGTTATCATTACGGGAAAGCCTGAAAAGATTGAATATATAGCAGGAATTGATGTAGCTCTGACCCCGGATGACAGGGGATATTGCATCATTGCTGTGTTCAGTTTCCCCACTATGGAACTTTGTGAAGAGGTTTTTTGCTCTGACCCCATTACTTTTCCGTATGTTCCCGGGTTGCTATCTTTCAGAGAAGGACCATTGGTGTTGAAAGCGTATGAAAAGCTGTCGATAAAACCTGATGTTCTGGTCTTTGATGGACAGGGTATTGCCCATCCACGGCGGTTTGGTATTGCCTCGCATATTGGTGTAATACTTGATGTTCCCACTATAGGTTGTGCAAAATCGCGATTATGTGGAACCTATTCAGAACCAGGCCCCAATAAAGGGGACAGAGCATATTTATATGACAAAGATGAAATCATTGGTGTGGTATTGCGTACTCGCGCACAGGTTAAGCCAGTATTTGTTTCGCCGGGGCATAAGATTGGGATTGATGAAGCAACTGATATCATGATGCAGTGTACCGGTAACTATCGCATACCTGTCCCCACACGGTATGCCCACTGTAGAGTTACAATGTATAAAAGATCAGAGGTAGATACTGGTTTAAAATAA
- a CDS encoding lysophospholipid acyltransferase family protein: protein MKPKRIQYTMFNTPIVKHILRALAFILRTLLGWKKVGTLPDVPKYLAILAFHTSNWDVFYGVLIAFGFHVDIYFMAKNQLFRFPFAPLVRFLGGIPIDRSVSSNTVQATIDMYNKHEKFAIALAPEGTRKKVEKWKTGFYHIASGANVPIILAFLDYKTKSGGVGAVVYPTGNMEADFQTIRDFYKKVHARYPDLASLPQDE, encoded by the coding sequence ATGAAACCAAAGCGCATTCAATATACCATGTTCAATACCCCCATAGTTAAACATATACTTCGTGCTCTTGCATTTATTTTACGAACATTGTTAGGCTGGAAAAAAGTGGGAACACTTCCCGATGTCCCAAAATATTTAGCTATACTAGCATTTCATACTTCTAACTGGGATGTATTTTATGGTGTTCTGATAGCTTTTGGGTTTCATGTTGATATCTATTTTATGGCAAAAAATCAACTTTTCCGCTTCCCATTTGCACCGCTGGTACGTTTTTTGGGTGGCATACCAATAGACCGCTCAGTATCAAGTAATACTGTGCAAGCAACAATTGATATGTATAACAAGCATGAAAAATTTGCCATAGCATTAGCCCCTGAGGGTACCCGAAAAAAAGTAGAAAAATGGAAAACAGGTTTTTATCATATTGCCTCAGGCGCAAATGTCCCAATTATTTTGGCATTTTTAGATTACAAAACAAAATCTGGTGGCGTAGGTGCTGTAGTATATCCTACCGGTAATATGGAAGCTGACTTTCAGACAATAAGAGACTTCTATAAAAAGGTACACGCCCGTTATCCCGATCTGGCTTCATTACCACAAGACGAATAA